In Polyodon spathula isolate WHYD16114869_AA chromosome 23, ASM1765450v1, whole genome shotgun sequence, the DNA window GGCGCGGAATAAACTGGGCTTGAAGGGAGAGGTCAAATCCAAAACCTACGCAGTGATGCAGGAATGCGGTGAGCTCAGTGCCATTACACAGTGGGGTCGAGTCACTGGTACTGGTATATGTCAGGATATTGACCTCTTGTTTTGGGTATGGGGGAGGGTTGCAACTGGGATTGCATTGGCAACAACCAGGTGAGTTTACCTGGGGTTTAAATAACATAGAGAAGAGTGATCGAAGGAGGGAGCAAACACATAATCTCACGGCGAGGACAGAAAAGTGTGCCGATCTAATAAACTAGAATCCAGCATCTTTACAGTGCGAGAATCACAGAGCCCAGTGAGCCTTGGGAGAATCTACCATGGGAGAATGATTATTTGGCTCAGACCCTTTAAGTTTGCAATCAGGGTCTAGAATCTGTAGTAGTTGGCATTTCTTTTTGATATGGTCCACGGAGAGGTGAAGACCCTTTCCAAAGACCAGCATGGGAAGCTGCCTTCCCTTGCCTGCCTTCAGAACAAAGAAAGATTCCACCCAGTCCTCTGTTCTGAGACTTATATCTGTACAGATTTCCACGTTGTCTTTAGAAAACTATTTACAGACGCACCAGGGGGATTATCCAGTTTTACAGattaagttgtttttgtttttcctggagTTCAGCCTGATCTTATGCAAGCACCCCAGGACCGGGGAGCTGGAAAGGCTGGTTCTTTTGGAAGCTCAAGTTCTGTTGATGCAGGGTGGGCAGTTCGGGCAGGTGCACACGTGTAGTACAGATCTGAAACTCAGCGTGATGTGCAGGGCTGGCATTGAGGTGCTTGGGGGTACATCTGCACCTGCTGTGGCTTGTCTAACTGATGTAGAGTGTTGCATTTGGGTACAAGGCAAAGCCAGAGGGAACACGACTCAATACAAATTCCCATAGGGGGGCGCAATAACAAGGATATTGGACCTTATTTGAACCCTGTCGTGTGTCAGTGCTTTGATACACGCACAGGCTACAGAATATTCAGTGtctcttacctgtttaatacctCCGTGTTATGGGCGTTTTGTATGATTCTCTCTTGTGCCCACACATCATTGTTTACCAGGTTTAGAATGAATGGCTCTTTTCAGCAGCAGGGGAGACTTctcctaaaagctgaatttctgaaatctatttttttttttttttttttttttgacagagcaAGCCGGTATTCCGGCCCCGTCTGTGTTCAGCCACGCCCGAACCGGGACAGAGACTGTGTTCGACAAGCCCAAGGAAGAGACGCCCAAGAGCGTCTTCGGGAAATAGAGACCCCTGCTTCTTCACAGTGACGGGCTGAGGGGAGAAGTCGTGGTTGTGAAACAAGCCAGCGTCCCAGCTGGGAATGTGTTCAGCTTGCATAGCAGTGTGTAGAGAGCTGCATCAGAGGGGAACAAGGGCTTTTCTATGGGTGttatatacagtttaaatataaTCAATTATCAGCAGGAGAACCCATTTGATGACGTTTCAGTGAAGttaatttcttattgttttattgatatttgttctgtattcaataaaataaatcttgttttttttttttaaaaagaaaacagttccTTGCAGTTTATttgaatggctggtttcacagtcccTGGTTATCACTCATTTTGGCCTACCTTGTGTTAAACTGGTAAAGGCagtgcaagattagtgctaatcgggctGGTGAAACCAGCTGTGTTAagcatgtgtttttgttaataatgCTGATAAGAGATAAGAAGATTGGTTAGCATTCTGAAAATATCTGCTATTCTCATGCCAATACAAACACTATCATCGAACTTTGAATTGAAAGAGTTGATTCAGGTTTATGTTCAAGGCTATTGATTGTTGTAAACATCAACATGACAGACTGAACTGCCCATCTATgttgtattatgtatatatatatatatataatatatatatatatatatatatatatatatatatatcttatctatatatatatattacaatgtttgcattGTTAATTTAAATCGTTATTAGTAACTTGAACACTTGTGTTAATCCTGCTGAATTTGAACTTGTGTTAATCCTGCTGAATGCTCTTGAGTTACTGCACAGTTTCACAGTGAATTCTAAATGTACATTGCTGCAAATG includes these proteins:
- the LOC121297865 gene encoding musculoskeletal embryonic nuclear protein 1-like, with the translated sequence MSQPTEVKKKKRPAVKEEDLKGARNKLGLKGEVKSKTYAVMQECEQAGIPAPSVFSHARTGTETVFDKPKEETPKSVFGK